CTGCGGGCCGAGCTCATCGCCCTGCCCCTCACCCTCGTCCTCCTCGTCATGGTCTTCGGCAGCGCCGTCGCCGCCCTGCTGCCGCTCGGCGTCGGCATCGTCGCCATCCTCGGCACCAACGCCGTCCTGCGCGGCATCACCGAGTTCACCGACGTCTCGGTCTTCGCACAGAACCTGACGACCGCCCTCGGGCTCGGACTCGCCATCGACTACGCCCTGTTCGTCGTCCGCCGCTACCGCGAGGAGCTCGCCGCAGGCGCCGACACGTACACCGCAGTCCGCACCACCCTGCGCACGGCGGGACGGACCGTGCTGTTCTCCGCGCTGACCGTCGCCGTCTCGCTCTCCGCGATGCTCGTCTTCCCGCAGTACTTCCTGCGCTCCTTCGCCTACGCCGGGATCGCCGTCGTCGTCCTCGCCGCGACCGCCGCGCTCACCCTGCTCCCGGCCGCCCTCGTGCTGCTCGGCGACCGGGTCAACGCCCTGGACCTGCGGCGCCTCCTGCGGCGCGGCCGCCCGCCCCGGGAGGACTCCGACGGGTCCGGCTGGGCCCGGGCCGCCGACCTCGTGATGCGCCGCGCACCGGTCTTCGCCGTCGCCACCGCGGCCGGTCTCGTCCTGCTCGGACTGCCCTTCCTCGGCGTCAAGTTCGGCACCGCCGACGACCGTCAGCTCCCCGTCACCGCCTCCTCCCGGGTCGTCCAGGACCAGCTCCGCGACGGCTTCCCCGGCAACCCCGGCGGCGGGCTCACCGTCCTCGCCGAGGGCGAGGCCACCCCCGCCCAGTACGAGGCCTTCCGCGAGCGGATCGCCGCCCTCGACGGCGTCGAACGGGCCGACGGCCCCGTCACCGCGGCCGGCGGCGCCGGCCACGCCTACTTCACCGTCGTGCCCGAGGGCGAGACCGTCGGCGCCGAGGCCCAGCGGGTCGTGGGCGAACTCCGGGCCGCGCCCGCGCCCTTCGAGACCTCCGTCACCGGCCAGGCCGCCGTCCTCGTCGACTCCAAGGACGCCCTCGGCGAGCGGCTGCCCTGGGCGGCGGCGATCGTCGTCCTCGCCACCCTGCTCCTCGTCTTCCTGCTCACCGGCAGCGTGATCGTCCCCGTCCAGGCCGTCGTCCTCAACGCCCTCAGCCTCACGGCGATGTTCGGCGCGGTCGTCTGGGTCTTCCAGGAGGGCCACCTCGCCGGGCTCCTCGGCTTCACCGCCACCGGAGACATCGAGACCACCCTGCCCGTGCTCATGTTCTGCGTGGCCTTCGGACTCTCCATGGACTACGGCGTCTTCCTGCTCTCCCGCATCAAGGAGGAGTACGACGTCACCGGCGACCACGAGCACTCCGTCCGCTTCGGGCTGCGCAAGACCGGTGGCCTGATCACCGCCGCCGCCGTGATCCTCGCCGTCGTCATGGTCGCGATCGGCACCTCGCGGGTCACCAACACCAAGATGCTCGGCCTCGGCGTCGCCCTCGCCGTCGTCATGGACGCGATGGTGGTCCGCAGCCTCCTCGTCCCCGCCGTGATGAAGCTGACCGGCCGCTTCACCTGGTGGGCCCCGGCACCGCTGCGCCGCTTCCACGACCGCTTCGGCGTCAGCGAGTCGGACGGCCCCGCGCCGCTGCCGGAACCGAAGGCCACAGAGGTCGCCGAGAAGGCAGCAGAGGAGCGGCGCGAGAGCGCATCCGCACGCGGCTGACCCTCTGACGACAGGACGCCGGGCCCCGGAACTCTCCGGGGCCCGGCGTCCTCGCCGTAAAGGGGAGGAGGGACGGTCAGTCGCGGCGGGCCCGGTTGCCGGGGCGGCTGGCGACCCAGGCGCGGATCGTGTCCGGGTACCAGTACGGCTTGCCCGACTCGACCTGGTCGGGCGCCGGCAGGAGGCCGTGCTTCCGGTAGGAGCGGACCGTGTCCGGCTGGACGCGGATGTGCGCGGCGATGTCCTTGTACGACCAGAGCCTGCTGTCCGTCATGCCTGGTACCTCCCTGCGCACCGCGCAGCGGCGGCAGGGGGTGCCGTTCGGGGGCGCTGCGGGCGGGCGATGGTGATCACTGAGCCTGTGCCCGTTGAACGACCCCTGCCGACCGGAGGAGAGCGGCTGTCGAGCGCCTGTGACGGAAGACCCGCGTAATGGAGATACATGTGACGGGGAACGGACCTGTGTGACGGAAGTGATGCACGCGGCCGCCGGTGTGTCCGCGTGCGTCACCCCTGGTCACACAGGTATGCGCGGGCTATGCGCCGGTCACACGCCGCAGGAGCGCAGAAAGCGCCGGGTGCGCAGCGCGATCGGGTACGGAGTGTCCGGCTCGCACGGGTACATGTCCTGCTCGACGATCGCGAAGAGGTCCACGTCCAGGGCCTGCGCGGCGGCGAGCACCGGCTCCAGGGCGGGCACCCCGGACGGCGGTTCGCACATCACGCCCCGCGCCACCGCCGGGCCGAACGGCACCTCCTCGGCCACCACCCGGGCCAGGACCTCCGGATCGACCTGCTTGAGGTGGAGGTAGCCGATCCGTTCCCCGTAGCTCTCGATCAGCTTGACGCTGTCCCCGCCGGCGTACGCGTAGTGCCCGGTGTCCAGACAGAGCGCGACGGCCTCCGGGTCGGTGGCGTCGAGGAAGCGCGTCACGCTCTCCTCGCCGTCGAGGTGGGTGTCGGCGTGCGGATGGACGACGAGCCGCAGCCCGTACCGCTCCCGTACCTCCCGCCCCAGCCGTTCCGTCAGACCGGTCAGATCCCGCCACTGCTCCACGGTGAGCGTGCGGTCCTCCAGGACCTCGCCCGTCCGGTCGTCACGCCAGAACGACGGGATGACGACGAGATGACCGGCGCCCATGGCCTGGGCGAGGGCGGCGTTCTCGGCGACGTGCGCCCAGGTGCGGTCCCAGACGCCCGGTCCGTGGTGCAGCCCGGTGAAGACCGTCC
The sequence above is a segment of the Streptomyces sp. NBC_01255 genome. Coding sequences within it:
- a CDS encoding MMPL family transporter, coding for MAEVKKSAPGGGAGGGWTRFVTARPRLTLLVALVLTALAVLAGGGVADRMGSGGWEDPAAESTYATEALAREFPGSQPNLLLLLLDTGETGKTEKAGAAGAVAVDAPAVAAEARKLAERLDAEPGVDGVGSYWSTGSPALRSEDGRQAVIAARIAGEEKDAAALLDRIAPEYRGTHGPVEVTLGGGLAVRHEMQVIIQEDLLRAELIALPLTLVLLVMVFGSAVAALLPLGVGIVAILGTNAVLRGITEFTDVSVFAQNLTTALGLGLAIDYALFVVRRYREELAAGADTYTAVRTTLRTAGRTVLFSALTVAVSLSAMLVFPQYFLRSFAYAGIAVVVLAATAALTLLPAALVLLGDRVNALDLRRLLRRGRPPREDSDGSGWARAADLVMRRAPVFAVATAAGLVLLGLPFLGVKFGTADDRQLPVTASSRVVQDQLRDGFPGNPGGGLTVLAEGEATPAQYEAFRERIAALDGVERADGPVTAAGGAGHAYFTVVPEGETVGAEAQRVVGELRAAPAPFETSVTGQAAVLVDSKDALGERLPWAAAIVVLATLLLVFLLTGSVIVPVQAVVLNALSLTAMFGAVVWVFQEGHLAGLLGFTATGDIETTLPVLMFCVAFGLSMDYGVFLLSRIKEEYDVTGDHEHSVRFGLRKTGGLITAAAVILAVVMVAIGTSRVTNTKMLGLGVALAVVMDAMVVRSLLVPAVMKLTGRFTWWAPAPLRRFHDRFGVSESDGPAPLPEPKATEVAEKAAEERRESASARG
- a CDS encoding helix-turn-helix transcriptional regulator, yielding MTDSRLWSYKDIAAHIRVQPDTVRSYRKHGLLPAPDQVESGKPYWYPDTIRAWVASRPGNRARRD
- a CDS encoding sugar phosphate isomerase/epimerase family protein; its protein translation is MTKPSRPSRPSRPSRIRIGSAPDSWGVWFPDDPRQVPWQRFLDEVSGAGYEWIELGPYGYLPTDPAVLAEETARRGLRVSAGTVFTGLHHGPGVWDRTWAHVAENAALAQAMGAGHLVVIPSFWRDDRTGEVLEDRTLTVEQWRDLTGLTERLGREVRERYGLRLVVHPHADTHLDGEESVTRFLDATDPEAVALCLDTGHYAYAGGDSVKLIESYGERIGYLHLKQVDPEVLARVVAEEVPFGPAVARGVMCEPPSGVPALEPVLAAAQALDVDLFAIVEQDMYPCEPDTPYPIALRTRRFLRSCGV